A window of the Helianthus annuus cultivar XRQ/B chromosome 4, HanXRQr2.0-SUNRISE, whole genome shotgun sequence genome harbors these coding sequences:
- the LOC110936190 gene encoding glutathione S-transferase T3-like isoform X1 — translation MHPYRPPFGGPARPTNPNTTQPQTPYNLQDMDPSFLSYAAYLSGAPPFVSPTYGFGQAGGSQPSQPEPESEPDVEVVPESQPEPVQDKSKRGRRSHKKKEKDEPRRAKTTIKWTKDEEYTLTRAWLDISEDEDTANFQTGPVFWDRVRALFYSSWGQGEHRDKDSISSKWTDINNKCHAFQEVYQRNYDNRPSGESDVGVLTKTLEEFDRTKSPFTYYKCWELLRKSPKWALVNPMTTSSRRRAKRSKTSSSADPSTPTSDARNVDLNETLDVDEQFQDELARPTGRRKGTGKKTVESSSDLGLKDDFEEMNRRLQDIHDLGHKRWEIMKDRVVETKKFNELQEARQMEKDIEFLSKPIDHLQGDALILAQMRRQKIREKYGL, via the exons ATGCATCCATACCGACCCCCGTTTGGTGGCCCCGCAAGACCcacgaacccgaacacaacccaaccgcaaaccCCGTACAACCTacaagacatggacccgagctttttaagttacgcggcttacttgagtggcgccCCTCCTTTTGTTTCTCCCACCTACGGCTttggtcaagccggcgggtcgcaaccgtcacaacccgaacccgaatccgaaccCGATGTCGAGGTCGTGCCGGAGTcgcaacccgaaccggtgcaagaCAAATCGAAACGCGGCAGAAGGTCGCATAAAAAGAAGGAAAAGGATGAGCCTCGACGTGCAAAAACAACCATTAAATGGACGAAGGACGAGGAATACACGTTGACTCGGGCGTGGCTCGATATTTCGGAGGACGAAGATACCG caaactttcaaacgggcccCGTTTTTTGGGATAGGGTGCGTGCACTCTTTTATAGCTcgtggggtcaaggcgaacatcgggacaaggattcaatttctagcaaatggaccgacatcaacaacaaaTGTCACGCGTTTCAAGAAGTTTACCAACGAAACTACGATAATCGCCCGAGCGGTGAAAGTGACGTCGGGGTTTTAACAAAGACTTTGGAGGAGTTCGATAGGACGAAAAGCCCTTTCACGTACTATAAGTGTTGGGAGctactacgaaaaagtccaaagtgggcgcTTGTTAATCCAATGACGACAAGTAGTAGACGCCgggctaaaaggtcaaaaacatcatcctccgcCGACCCGTCAACTCCGACATCCGATGCCCGTAATGTTGATTTAAATGAAACGTTGGACGTTGACGAGCAATTTCAAGACGAGTTGGCCCGACCCACCGGTAGAAGAAAGGGAACCGGGAAAAAAAcggtcgagtcgtcttccgatctcggCCTAAAGGatgatttcgaggagatgaaccgtcgtctccaagatATTCACGACCTCGGCCACAAACGTTGGGAGATTATGAAAGACCGAGTAGTTGAAACCAAAAAGTTCAACGAGTTGCAAGAGGCGCgacaaatggaaaaggacattgagtttttgtccaaaccgatCGACCACCTCCAAGGCGACGCGTTGATCTTGGCTcaaatgcgtcgccaaaaaatACGTGAAAAATATGGACTTTAG
- the LOC110936190 gene encoding glutathione S-transferase T3-like isoform X2 has product MHPYRPPFGGPARPTNPNTTQPQTPYNLQDMDPSFLSYAAYLSGAPPFVSPTYGFGQAGGSQPSQPEPESEPDVEVVPESHKKKEKDEPRRAKTTIKWTKDEEYTLTRAWLDISEDEDTANFQTGPVFWDRVRALFYSSWGQGEHRDKDSISSKWTDINNKCHAFQEVYQRNYDNRPSGESDVGVLTKTLEEFDRTKSPFTYYKCWELLRKSPKWALVNPMTTSSRRRAKRSKTSSSADPSTPTSDARNVDLNETLDVDEQFQDELARPTGRRKGTGKKTVESSSDLGLKDDFEEMNRRLQDIHDLGHKRWEIMKDRVVETKKFNELQEARQMEKDIEFLSKPIDHLQGDALILAQMRRQKIREKYGL; this is encoded by the exons ATGCATCCATACCGACCCCCGTTTGGTGGCCCCGCAAGACCcacgaacccgaacacaacccaaccgcaaaccCCGTACAACCTacaagacatggacccgagctttttaagttacgcggcttacttgagtggcgccCCTCCTTTTGTTTCTCCCACCTACGGCTttggtcaagccggcgggtcgcaaccgtcacaacccgaacccgaatccgaaccCGATGTCGAGGTCGTGCCGGA GTCGCATAAAAAGAAGGAAAAGGATGAGCCTCGACGTGCAAAAACAACCATTAAATGGACGAAGGACGAGGAATACACGTTGACTCGGGCGTGGCTCGATATTTCGGAGGACGAAGATACCG caaactttcaaacgggcccCGTTTTTTGGGATAGGGTGCGTGCACTCTTTTATAGCTcgtggggtcaaggcgaacatcgggacaaggattcaatttctagcaaatggaccgacatcaacaacaaaTGTCACGCGTTTCAAGAAGTTTACCAACGAAACTACGATAATCGCCCGAGCGGTGAAAGTGACGTCGGGGTTTTAACAAAGACTTTGGAGGAGTTCGATAGGACGAAAAGCCCTTTCACGTACTATAAGTGTTGGGAGctactacgaaaaagtccaaagtgggcgcTTGTTAATCCAATGACGACAAGTAGTAGACGCCgggctaaaaggtcaaaaacatcatcctccgcCGACCCGTCAACTCCGACATCCGATGCCCGTAATGTTGATTTAAATGAAACGTTGGACGTTGACGAGCAATTTCAAGACGAGTTGGCCCGACCCACCGGTAGAAGAAAGGGAACCGGGAAAAAAAcggtcgagtcgtcttccgatctcggCCTAAAGGatgatttcgaggagatgaaccgtcgtctccaagatATTCACGACCTCGGCCACAAACGTTGGGAGATTATGAAAGACCGAGTAGTTGAAACCAAAAAGTTCAACGAGTTGCAAGAGGCGCgacaaatggaaaaggacattgagtttttgtccaaaccgatCGACCACCTCCAAGGCGACGCGTTGATCTTGGCTcaaatgcgtcgccaaaaaatACGTGAAAAATATGGACTTTAG